CATGTTTTCTATTAGAGTCGTTTCTGTTTTAAAGAATAAGGTGACGACCCTTGTTCTGATAGCATGAAATACTCAACtgatttgttccttttttgtgtaTGTTCCTTTTTTGTGTATGTCCTGGTCTGATCCAGACCGTATGACTACAAGTATGACGACCCTAAGTGTTACATTTTATAGggagttttggttttagagtcgttCATGTGTTAACCAAAAAACATAACGACTCTGGGTGACCTAGCTAAAAAGGGTCGTCAATCTGTATCAcactaccctaacgatttttcataacctggaaaagttggaGGTTTGAGTCGTTATTAGTAGTGTCAATATATTGACGACCTCACAGACTCGTTTGGGTATACACCCACCGACTCTGACGACCCTTACACTGAGTTGTTCCATGGTGGGGATGATTTGACCACTTTAAGCAACAAACACACAAATCGAAGGGTATAAGATGTTTACCTGATTATTTTGAgcttggggttcctcattttgagggttggttccttcatttGTACCAATATTCatggcttcctctattaacatctcttcatcaaacatccaatagttgagacaatctcaccTTCAACACAATCGtgtttgttatttgaagcttcaccaacatcatttcttTCACTACAATCActcatttctaaaaaccctaattttccccacaaaaactcctcttcttcttctcaacaaaCAAAAACACTACCCTTTTTTTTCCCAAAATTTTAACTCTTAATCTGATTTTAACTTAAACAAACTAATTAACTTaactaatcattaacactaatcatttaggAGTAGTTTAGCCATTTCAGAAAATATGGGATAAAGAATAACCCATATTTGCTATTTCATGACCCCTTTTTATCCTGTAGTGCAGGATTCCTAATTGTTTTTAGGATCCCCAATTAAACGAGGTATAATATTTATAATCTTTTTATTTGATAGGTTAGTACAGTGGTTAATTAGTGACCTATAAATACTATTAGCTATTACAAAATCCAGGAATTAAATTCTTACCTCCTTCGAGGGAGGGAGCACACAAACCATGATATTCAGTTAGATGTGAGATATTAGCAATGTGACATGTTATGTCACCCCACTGTATCAGGCGTTCCTTAGGCGTACTACTCACATTAGCAAAACCTATACAGAAAGGCGGACTATTTCCATATGCATCAAAACCATAATCTCGTAAAAGTGATCCAAGTCTAAACTAGTcgagagattttttttctttttctttttaagcaTAGTTAAGAGATGGTAAGCGGTAACAAATTATTGAAAAATATTTTATTCGTTTGTTGCATCACCGAATACATATATGCTTTGTTAATACTATCCTAAGATCCTCAATTTTTGTGTATGCAATTTTGTACACTCTCTATTAATATAACTTTAAGTTggctattctttttatttttttggtatatTGACCTCTCATTTTATTaatcttcaaaaaagaaaaaagaaaaagaaaaaaaatgtaaatcaaagttaaaagaaaaaagaatttccTCATTTTGCCCTAAATCACTTTGGCTAGTTACTctttactagtttcataactttGTTTTACTAATATGGTTTAAATTTCAAGATTTTTTGAACTGTTTTAGGTATTTTAGGAAAATTATATAtgtctattattattttgaaacggaggtaACAGGTGTGATCTGGTTTTGCATCCAACTGTCCATCATCGAAATCAATTTCTCATAATATGTACATTCAACATTACTGCAAACAGTTAAAAGCATCCTACAAGGAAATAAACTACTTTCAAATCTATACTAACATATCACACAAGGTCTTTATAATTACATCTCTTCATACTACTTGTGGCCCCAAGTTATAATGCAACCGTCTATTAAGATTTGATTCATGATCTAAGAAAGAATATACTCAATTCTTGACCAGAACTCCCACCGGGATTAATCATATGAAATGATTCAGAGTCAACCGATCCAGTAACTCGTTCAAAACTCGCCCTGAGGTACATAAGTTCACCATCTTCTGATTTCCGCGAGACCGGTAACACCCCGGCACCAACAGATACAGACTGCATGAGTTTGAACACTGCTGCGTCACTCTCGGTCATATGTCGTCTAACAGCAAATCCGACTTCACGACCGTTACAGTACATAGACCAAGCCGGAACTGAAAACAAAGAACGAGCTGAGTTACTAGAGTTATTAGATTGCGAGTTGCTTCTAACTCGGTCACACTCGAGTGTGATTCTAAGTAACCCGTGTTGCATTTCTTTCGCGAGATAAGAAGTTGGAACAGCAAATTCAAGTAGTAACAGAGGTGAACTTTTAGAATCATCTTGAAGACAAAAATTGACTCGTCCTTTCCGATAACCAAAGAATGTTCCGGTTACGGTTGATCCGTGATGAGATGATGATTCAGAATCCGAAGAAGATGAGTCGGTTGTTGATGATGGTTGAAAACCACAACATGGAACCATACATTCAACTAACGAACGAAATGATCTTCGGAATCTAACTTCACGTCCACAATCTATGTCTGTTGGGGTATCAATAATATACAGAGGTCCTCTTTGGTTTCCTAAATCTATCATCCTCATGATGGATGTTTCTAGAGAGAAAAAGAGTATACagaggaaggagagagagagagggagagagtgtGTAGAAGTGGAAGTATAATGGTTGTGGGAGGGAAAGAAGACGGAATACCGGTTTAAATAGGGAAGAGGTTTTCGGACGTGGGACGAGGACTCTGGATTAATTCTACCCACGGGGTATGTAGGCCCTCATTTAGATGCACCCTATGTGTGTCAGTGTGTGTTGGTAGTGCGCGTGATATGGAGTATGAATGTATAATGACGTGGGAATATTACATGGACTCATGGTGCCAACTTTGTGGACATTCTTGGCGATGCAGTCCTCGTGTGCGTTGAACATTCTGTTAGATCTGGATACAAATGGCTAATCCCTAACCCAAACCACACACCACACAATTGTTTGTGGAATTATTTCATTAAGTGTTTTTTTTATCCCTAAAAAATTTGGTGGTGGCAAGTATCAAGCTCAGTCAATGATTAGTGGTATCATCACCGAATAACTTTATTTCGGTATTATAGTAACACCGGATATTTATTATAAATGTCGTGATTAGATTTtacgtttttcttttttctataaaTCTGTGCAGCTGAAAATCTTAGAAATCGGACATTCACTACGTTTGTTGTTCTCGAACAAACTCGCACAACTAATTGACAAAAATACTTATCAACATGTCATGTGACCTAAATTGTACTCCCTCCATCCCATTATTAGTTGACCTACTTTATAACTATTAGTTAGCGATAAAAAAATTGACCCCGTAAGGAAATGGATTATTTCGTTTCCCAAAATAATAAAATCTCCTCTCTTTTTTAAAAACAAATCTGTTAGTGGCGAATTTCGAACTCACGTTAGttgtatcatcacccaataactTTATTTCAGTATTGTAGTAATACTGgctatttatttaaattctacttGATCAATAAATAAATAGGTGCTTGAGAATTTCGATCTCAAATTATTTGTagataatatttatttatttttgttttaattgaTAAGAAAATTGGTATTGATGAGTTTCGAGTTGTCATTAGTATCATCACCCGATAACTGCACCGTTATCTACTAAAAAATATGAAACATCACTTTGTCTACTAAAAGATATATCTTTTCCCGTAGAAGACATTAAATGATAGACTACCCTCCTTCATCATCCTCTACAGAATACCCCCATCATACCTGCATGTGTCTAAATTTTTAATTCGGCTCCCGAAACTTCTAAGCACCTACTTCTTCAATGCCAAGTTTCCGTAGTAAGCTGATACTTTCTTTTTAACCACCTGTCTATCGATCCAAATTTCACTAATCATAAACCTTTTCCTTTTAGGACAACCGAAATCAACTCTGTAACTTCTGAACTTATGTTCGACATATTGAGAGAAAAAATAGGACAATCGAACTTAGCATTATTCTTCAAAGAGCGAAGTTTGATTAATATTTTGGTGCTTAATTATCAACCGAACTGTTCATCGGTACCTTTACAATGAAGTACAATGAGCAGTCCGGCCGAACTTCACTCTATAACTGTCATAAAATcctgatttttttttaacttaaacaTAATTTATCATTCAAATACAAGAAAATAAGACTTGGGTTTTTGAGAAATACTTTCTATTATACACTTCCCTATAATGAGATTGATTAATCATTAATATTATATACTAATCAACTAAAGGTGGTCTTGGCATCATAAAAAATTAGTGgataattactatttcatgacctttttctATCTTATACAATATGCCACAAAACCATAGCTACTGGAAGATTGGAAATGGGAGACGAATCAGTATATGGGATGATATTTAGGTTTTCAACCTTAACACTCTGCTACCAAGACCTGCAAATTGTCCTGAAGATCTCCAGCCTGTCAAACAACTGCTTAAGTACAATGAGGAATGGAATTCACATCTCATAAATGCTTGTTTCAGCCTAATGCATGCTCAAGCTATTATTGATATTGTTGTCAACCATGGGGAGGAGGACCAAATCTACTGGAAGCTTACTGACTCAGGGATTTTTTTCCGTCAAATCTCTCTACAAAGCCAAGATGAACAATCTTTATGGTACTAATGCCTAAAATAGTAGTTGGGAAGCCCTATAGAAGATGAAAATGTGCTCATGGAATCCTCCCAACAAATGCTAAAACTGCCAACATCCTTCATTATATTGATCCAATCTGCAAGTTGTGCAATAGTGGAGAAGAAACCATGACTCATCTTTTCTTAAACTGCCATGCTGCTATCTCTGTCTGGTACCATCTATTTGGTCCAAATCATAGTGGATTTGATTCCACTACAAATTTCATAGATTGGCTAAACTCCCGGTTTGATCCAGCCAACAGAAGTCCCAACTACATTAGTAGCATACATGTTATTTCATGTTGGTTCATCTGGAAGGCTGGttttaatttcatcttcaattACACCCAACCAAATCCTAAGAACACCTCTGACAGAATAAAACAACACATGTGTTCTCATAACGGAATTGATCATATGCATGACCATATTCTCAATACCGCTCTCTTTAGAGAAGGAAGTGGAGTTGTGTATGTTGATACTGACCCCGATTATCCTACCACCTTTGATCAGAGAGAGGATTTTGGGATTTTCATACATATTTGTTCGTTGCAGGACCTAGAGTCTCCTCTTTAGTTTACAACACAAGCTACTCTAGATTTTGCAGGAAACACCATTGGGACTAGAGGATATCCAGAATACTCTGGAAAGAGGATCAACGGGAGGAGTAGACCTAGCTTTCACCTGAACTAAGGAGATGCGACAAACCAATGTTGAAATTCATGCTGAGTCTATGAAAACTCTAGTCTGATTTACATTACTCTACCACAATGCAGTTCAAGGTAGATTCCATCTTAGTTACCATGAGAGGAGTAGAAGTGTTTTGATAAAAATGGAAGAACGAATATAAatgttatttcttttgttttagcTGGCCTTAAAATTATCCACAGACTTCACTATTCGGATATCTTTTATTTAGCCTTTGCATGTAAGAACTCTGATCGTAGGATTAGTGGCCTTGCTCTGGCCACTTAACTCCAGCTTATACTCCTCTTAAGCTTGCCTAATTTTTtcctatgaaaaaaaaaaagaaaacgatATGCCACAAAAAGTTATGGGTATCACCCTAAATTATGATTCTACGATATAGAATTCGAGACAAAAAAATACGAACCACAAATTAGCCACACGAAAATTTCATGCGTAGAAAGCACACAAAATGGATGTGGGCTGTAGTACAGTGTTTACAGACTGTAAAATAACAGTATCGGTCGAGAATAATTGTAAAGGCCAAACAAGAGAAGACTGCAAAGGCAGATTAGCACCCTACCCAACTGACCAAAGATATTGATAAGGAGGGAACAAAATGATTTTTTACATGAATGTTTGTTCGAGCTTTAATCAATGCATGTATATTACGTGTAATATGTTTTGTTTGTTAGCTCGGTTATTGTTTTGATTCATAAATGTATTGGAG
This genomic stretch from Papaver somniferum cultivar HN1 chromosome 5, ASM357369v1, whole genome shotgun sequence harbors:
- the LOC113283561 gene encoding protein MIZU-KUSSEI 1-like, producing MRMIDLGNQRGPLYIIDTPTDIDCGREVRFRRSFRSLVECMVPCCGFQPSSTTDSSSSDSESSSHHGSTVTGTFFGYRKGRVNFCLQDDSKSSPLLLLEFAVPTSYLAKEMQHGLLRITLECDRVRSNSQSNNSSNSARSLFSVPAWSMYCNGREVGFAVRRHMTESDAAVFKLMQSVSVGAGVLPVSRKSEDGELMYLRASFERVTGSVDSESFHMINPGGSSGQELSIFFLRS